From a region of the Arachis ipaensis cultivar K30076 chromosome B09, Araip1.1, whole genome shotgun sequence genome:
- the LOC107618628 gene encoding uncharacterized protein LOC107618628 isoform X3, translating to MSSTATLIGSISTTPHFSSSNTTTRTRFRTRTRTFSSTPQSLNHSFFRLTNAPSKRASSTPFHGFKRFSPVMEWQDCTVKTEVDVPVSVAYACYSDREAIPNWMPFISSVKILPDKPDLSRWSLNYKAFGRDIEFSWLARNMQPIPNQKIHWRSLEGLPNRGAVRFYPKGTSSCVIEALQPFLANLLERGLEQFARFAKTYT from the exons ATGTCTTCAACTGCGACTCTCATAGGTTCCATTTCAACCACACCACACTTTTCATCTTCAAATACAACAACCAGAACAAGATTCAGAACCAGAACCAGAACCTTCTCCTCTACACCTCAATCGTTGAACCACTCATTCTTCAGGCTCACCAACGCTCCTTCCAAGCGAGCTTCCTCTACTCCCTTCCATGGATTCAAGCGATTTTCCCCTGTCATGGAGTGGCAGGACTGCAC GGTTAAGACGGAGGTCGATGTGCCGGTCTCGGTCGCCTATGCTTGTTATTCGGATCGCGAAGCCATTCCTAATTGGATGCCCTTTATTTCCTCTGTTAAG ATATTGCCTGACAAACCTGACCTGTCAAGATGGTCGTTGAATTATAAGGCATTTGGTCGTGACATTGAATTCTCTTGGCTTGCTCGTAATATGCAG CCCATTCCAAATCAGAAAATCCATTGGCGATCGCTGGAAGGTCTTCCAAACAG AGGTGCTGTTCGATTCTATCCAAAGGGCACATCATCATGTGTAATTGAA GCACTACAACCTTTTCTTGCAAATTTGCTTGAACGTGGTCTGGAACAATTTGCTAGATTTGCAAAAACCTACAcctga
- the LOC107618628 gene encoding uncharacterized protein LOC107618628 isoform X2 gives MSSTATLIGSISTTPHFSSSNTTTRTRFRTRTRTFSSTPQSLNHSFFRLTNAPSKRASSTPFHGFKRFSPVMEWQDCTVKTEVDVPVSVAYACYSDREAIPNWMPFISSVKILPDKPDLSRWSLNYKAFGRDIEFSWLARNMQPIPNQKIHWRSLEGLPNRGAVRFYPKGTSSCVIELTVSYEVPQLLAPVASALQPFLANLLERGLEQFARFAKTYT, from the exons ATGTCTTCAACTGCGACTCTCATAGGTTCCATTTCAACCACACCACACTTTTCATCTTCAAATACAACAACCAGAACAAGATTCAGAACCAGAACCAGAACCTTCTCCTCTACACCTCAATCGTTGAACCACTCATTCTTCAGGCTCACCAACGCTCCTTCCAAGCGAGCTTCCTCTACTCCCTTCCATGGATTCAAGCGATTTTCCCCTGTCATGGAGTGGCAGGACTGCAC GGTTAAGACGGAGGTCGATGTGCCGGTCTCGGTCGCCTATGCTTGTTATTCGGATCGCGAAGCCATTCCTAATTGGATGCCCTTTATTTCCTCTGTTAAG ATATTGCCTGACAAACCTGACCTGTCAAGATGGTCGTTGAATTATAAGGCATTTGGTCGTGACATTGAATTCTCTTGGCTTGCTCGTAATATGCAG CCCATTCCAAATCAGAAAATCCATTGGCGATCGCTGGAAGGTCTTCCAAACAG AGGTGCTGTTCGATTCTATCCAAAGGGCACATCATCATGTGTAATTGAA CTTACGGTCTCGTATGAAGTCCCCCAACTTTTAGCTCCGGTGGCTTCG GCACTACAACCTTTTCTTGCAAATTTGCTTGAACGTGGTCTGGAACAATTTGCTAGATTTGCAAAAACCTACAcctga
- the LOC107618628 gene encoding uncharacterized protein LOC107618628 isoform X1, translating into MSSTATLIGSISTTPHFSSSNTTTRTRFRTRTRTFSSTPQSLNHSFFRLTNAPSKRASSTPFHGFKRFSPVMEWQDCTVKTEVDVPVSVAYACYSDREAIPNWMPFISSVKILPDKPDLSRWSLNYKAFGRDIEFSWLARNMQPIPNQKIHWRSLEGLPNRGAVRFYPKGTSSCVIEVIDSSTKMSIKDHVVAKLPIKEQKSEIIYERRIIVPYQKLPTFWKIYQTNRVF; encoded by the exons ATGTCTTCAACTGCGACTCTCATAGGTTCCATTTCAACCACACCACACTTTTCATCTTCAAATACAACAACCAGAACAAGATTCAGAACCAGAACCAGAACCTTCTCCTCTACACCTCAATCGTTGAACCACTCATTCTTCAGGCTCACCAACGCTCCTTCCAAGCGAGCTTCCTCTACTCCCTTCCATGGATTCAAGCGATTTTCCCCTGTCATGGAGTGGCAGGACTGCAC GGTTAAGACGGAGGTCGATGTGCCGGTCTCGGTCGCCTATGCTTGTTATTCGGATCGCGAAGCCATTCCTAATTGGATGCCCTTTATTTCCTCTGTTAAG ATATTGCCTGACAAACCTGACCTGTCAAGATGGTCGTTGAATTATAAGGCATTTGGTCGTGACATTGAATTCTCTTGGCTTGCTCGTAATATGCAG CCCATTCCAAATCAGAAAATCCATTGGCGATCGCTGGAAGGTCTTCCAAACAG AGGTGCTGTTCGATTCTATCCAAAGGGCACATCATCATGTGTAATTGAA GTTATAGATTCAAGTACTAAAATGTCCATAAAAGATCACGTCGTTGCAAAATTACCCATAAAAGAGCAAAAATCCGAAATTATCTATGAAAGAAGGATCATAGTGCCCTATCAAAAGTTACCTACATTTTGGAAGATTTATCAAACAAATCGAGTTTTTTAG